A portion of the Gaiellales bacterium genome contains these proteins:
- a CDS encoding DUF1775 domain-containing protein: protein MVRRTLSVVLIMALASPATAAAHVELAPDSAEPGSDVLFTVKSPNESEQPLTGLRLTVPSSLVVEGASDTPGFTTQVVRDQAGRVVSLSWQGGDVPPDGLALFQFAGTLPDTSGELRLTALQTFADGSTKVWHSPVVDVQSASTGGDDTARALAGIGVGLGAAALVLSVRAQRRKGT, encoded by the coding sequence ATGGTCCGGCGCACGCTCAGCGTCGTCCTCATCATGGCGCTTGCATCCCCCGCAACCGCCGCAGCGCACGTCGAGCTGGCTCCCGACTCCGCCGAGCCGGGCAGCGACGTGCTGTTCACCGTCAAGTCGCCGAACGAGTCCGAGCAGCCGCTGACCGGCCTCCGGTTGACCGTCCCGTCCAGCCTCGTGGTCGAGGGAGCATCCGACACCCCCGGCTTCACGACGCAGGTCGTCCGCGACCAGGCCGGGCGCGTCGTCTCGCTCTCATGGCAGGGCGGCGACGTCCCGCCCGACGGGCTCGCGCTGTTCCAGTTCGCCGGCACCCTGCCGGACACCAGCGGCGAGCTGCGGTTGACCGCGCTGCAGACGTTTGCGGACGGCTCGACGAAGGTGTGGCACTCGCCGGTGGTCGACGTCCAATCCGCGTCCACCGGCGGCGACGACACGGCCCGCGCGCTCGCGGGCATCGGCGTCGGGCTGGGCGCGGCGGCGCTCGTCCTGAGCGTCCGGGCACAGCGGAGGAAGGGCACCTGA
- a CDS encoding copper resistance CopC family protein has translation MRTTPASGTRVASPPKQLVLTFDQQVRPVSGGTDVVDGAGTSVVAGDAHTAPGNVDQLIVPLKPGLQRGDYTVRWEIVSTDGHLISGIYAIGIGSGGPPPQAASQSTPLDWPFLIARFVYFAGLLLLVGGVVYRVAVYRPATASVTGEARRLMGLRERHRANQVLALSAVLVLAGGWVALTRQGAEVAGVSFWEAFDHRGPVASALDATRFGRQFGRGIDVTAVFTILVALAYAAVPLGRRVTEVLAVPAAAAGVWAIAAPGISGHAGDPGRGELAIAVDAVHVAAAAIWIGGLLQLALVTPHATRGLADAQRGAVRAAAAARFSRIAVVSVGVLAVSGGARALWELSSVSQVWTTSYGRTLIAKTVLLLVTLALASRSRALFTRFPLLRRSVAAELAVLAVVVAAVALLTNLPPGAKPPAASAATPPPAGGPAMVATRGARISVWPGTAGPNAIGIELPRRSGAPTLVLQRQSGAGQPAKLQRVGRRAWLAWVDDMRPGTVTAELAAGSRTWGATLRIGGERRAPGVPPTPAAAGALAADEAADLAVAGQRESGHRIRFTILGADGSAPRDVAIVAGGALATPCLRTADVCWEAPAPPAAGRLDVRVLRPGRPAVTARLDLPAVSARRATSLVRDTGRALRRLESVRILNVIASDPAHSVTTHFTVQAPDRLVIDVLGGVQSRVIGTHRWDLQNGHWVERSTQPVRVPDPFWAQGALAAYVRRSTRRTIEATLAVPQGPTFFRIVVDRRTHLVQRLWMVTAAHFMHERYVDFDSAPPVKPPA, from the coding sequence CTGCGCACGACACCGGCCTCGGGCACCCGTGTCGCGTCCCCGCCGAAGCAGCTGGTGCTGACATTCGACCAGCAGGTACGCCCCGTTTCGGGCGGGACGGACGTCGTCGACGGTGCGGGCACGTCCGTCGTCGCGGGTGACGCACACACGGCCCCCGGGAACGTCGACCAGCTGATCGTCCCGCTGAAACCCGGCCTGCAACGCGGTGACTACACCGTCCGCTGGGAGATCGTCTCCACCGACGGGCACCTGATCTCGGGGATCTACGCGATCGGCATCGGAAGCGGCGGCCCGCCGCCGCAGGCGGCCTCGCAGAGCACGCCGCTCGACTGGCCGTTCCTGATCGCCCGGTTCGTGTACTTCGCCGGCCTGCTGCTGCTGGTGGGAGGCGTCGTCTACCGCGTCGCGGTGTACCGGCCGGCGACGGCGTCGGTGACCGGCGAGGCACGAAGGCTGATGGGCCTGCGCGAACGGCACCGGGCAAACCAGGTGCTCGCGCTCTCGGCCGTGCTCGTGCTCGCCGGCGGGTGGGTCGCGCTGACACGCCAGGGCGCCGAGGTCGCGGGGGTGTCGTTCTGGGAGGCGTTCGACCATCGCGGGCCGGTCGCCTCGGCGCTCGATGCGACGCGCTTCGGCCGCCAGTTCGGCCGGGGCATCGACGTGACGGCGGTGTTCACCATCCTCGTGGCGCTCGCGTACGCGGCCGTGCCGCTCGGGCGCCGGGTGACGGAGGTGCTCGCGGTCCCCGCGGCGGCCGCAGGCGTCTGGGCGATCGCCGCCCCGGGCATCAGCGGCCACGCCGGCGATCCCGGGCGCGGCGAGCTCGCCATCGCCGTCGACGCCGTCCACGTCGCTGCAGCGGCGATCTGGATCGGCGGCCTGCTGCAGCTTGCGCTGGTCACACCGCATGCCACGCGCGGCCTCGCGGACGCGCAGCGAGGCGCCGTCCGGGCGGCCGCGGCGGCGCGGTTCTCGCGAATCGCCGTCGTGTCGGTCGGGGTGCTTGCCGTGAGCGGCGGAGCGAGGGCGTTGTGGGAGCTGTCGAGCGTCTCGCAGGTGTGGACGACGTCGTACGGACGGACGCTGATCGCCAAGACCGTGCTGCTCCTGGTCACGCTCGCGCTCGCATCCCGCAGCCGCGCGCTCTTCACGCGGTTTCCGCTGCTCCGCCGATCGGTCGCTGCGGAGCTCGCCGTGCTCGCCGTGGTCGTCGCCGCCGTCGCGCTCTTGACCAACCTCCCTCCCGGGGCCAAGCCGCCGGCGGCGAGCGCGGCAACGCCGCCGCCGGCGGGCGGCCCGGCGATGGTGGCGACCCGCGGCGCGCGCATCTCCGTCTGGCCGGGGACCGCCGGCCCAAACGCGATCGGCATCGAGCTGCCCCGCCGAAGCGGTGCGCCGACGCTCGTGCTGCAGCGCCAGAGCGGCGCCGGGCAGCCCGCAAAGCTGCAGCGCGTGGGGAGGCGAGCGTGGCTTGCATGGGTGGACGACATGCGGCCCGGGACGGTGACCGCGGAGCTCGCCGCGGGATCACGGACGTGGGGAGCAACGCTGCGCATCGGCGGCGAGCGACGAGCGCCGGGCGTGCCGCCGACGCCGGCGGCGGCGGGTGCGCTCGCCGCGGACGAGGCGGCCGACCTCGCCGTTGCGGGGCAGCGCGAGAGTGGGCACCGCATCCGGTTCACCATCCTGGGCGCGGACGGCTCGGCGCCGCGCGACGTCGCCATCGTCGCCGGCGGCGCGCTGGCCACGCCGTGCCTGCGCACGGCGGACGTCTGCTGGGAGGCGCCCGCGCCGCCGGCGGCCGGGCGGCTCGACGTCCGGGTGCTGCGCCCCGGCCGGCCGGCCGTCACGGCGAGGCTCGACCTGCCCGCCGTGAGCGCCCGGCGCGCGACGTCCCTCGTGCGCGACACCGGGCGCGCGCTTCGCCGGCTGGAGTCCGTGCGGATCCTGAACGTGATCGCGTCCGACCCGGCCCACTCGGTGACGACGCACTTCACCGTGCAGGCGCCCGACCGGCTGGTGATCGACGTGCTCGGCGGAGTGCAGTCGCGCGTGATCGGCACCCACCGCTGGGATCTCCAGAACGGGCACTGGGTGGAACGCTCGACGCAGCCGGTGCGCGTCCCCGACCCGTTCTGGGCGCAGGGCGCACTCGCCGCCTACGTGCGGCGGTCGACGCGGCGCACGATCGAGGCGACGCTCGCGGTGCCGCAGGGGCCGACCTTCTTCCGCATCGTCGTCGACCGGCGCACGCACCTGGTGCAACGGCTGTGGATGGTGACGGCGGCGCACTTCATGCACGAGCGGTACGTGGACTTCGACTCCGCGCCACCCGTGAAGCCGCCCGCGTAG
- a CDS encoding DUF5317 family protein yields the protein MFLFPVVIVGVAVGLLLGGRLDRIADMRLRAPWLFYAAIALQLLAFPSLFMPWHASETLATALSIGSYVCLLAVFALNARLTGMPVAGAGMLLNLSAILANGGHMPALPGAMRDAGLSYTGVHNNSVAEAHPALAWFVDRWAAPGWVPAGNVFSVGDVLIAVGAIALVAGAMGARLPLRRHPAVRPDDALS from the coding sequence ATGTTCCTGTTCCCGGTCGTCATCGTGGGCGTCGCGGTCGGGCTCCTGCTCGGCGGGCGGCTGGACCGGATCGCCGACATGCGGCTGCGGGCGCCCTGGCTGTTCTACGCGGCGATCGCCCTGCAGCTGCTCGCGTTCCCGTCGCTGTTCATGCCGTGGCACGCGAGCGAGACGCTGGCGACCGCACTGTCGATCGGCTCGTACGTCTGCCTGCTCGCGGTGTTCGCGCTGAATGCACGGCTCACGGGAATGCCCGTGGCCGGCGCCGGGATGCTCCTGAACCTCAGCGCGATCCTTGCGAACGGCGGCCACATGCCGGCGCTGCCGGGCGCGATGCGGGATGCCGGCCTCAGCTACACCGGCGTGCACAACAACAGCGTGGCCGAGGCGCATCCGGCGCTCGCGTGGTTCGTCGACCGCTGGGCGGCGCCCGGCTGGGTGCCCGCCGGCAACGTCTTCTCGGTCGGCGACGTCCTGATCGCGGTCGGTGCGATCGCGCTCGTGGCGGGCGCGATGGGCGCCCGGCTGCCGCTGCGCCGCCACCCGGCTGTCCGGCCGGACGACGCGCTGTCCTAG
- a CDS encoding HD domain-containing phosphohydrolase, whose product MTNSSQTYPPRLLRFVTVIVAVTVPVAVGAVLHIAAHPPGLGTAVGVALFFVAALAAEYKPVPLDESGGRTVSLAFVFLLSTQFLFGWEYAALSAIISMAIVQSHDRAPLIRLVFNAASCGLSAFLSAGPGLLLGLTVSPHDAETLTALVFMGGAVYVLTNVITVAIVVSMYSGVTVREMLDDYVRHSGPAFAIMAFIAALATSLWMINPRLELLLAGPLFALALYQRYAYRSVMATRDAETDALTLLRNHRSFQTDLREALALSASTRAQLSLVLIDIDNFKSINDRFGHPVGDQVLTTLAQLMREEYSDAQAYRIGGEEFALLLTDDGEQEAYTAVERLHARLWQTGFPHAEPVTVSAGIASYPTSATDRDQLLRVADGALYWAKNHGKNRSCVYSPSVVRIYSPEELAETAERHARLKAAEGLIRVVDAKDTYAGAHSQSVSRLVEGIARAMGLDDETVEQVRLAGLLHDLGKIAIPDRILQKPDKLDPDELRTMREHAELGYRLLEGLGVSPVDRWIRHHHEWWDGSGYPLGLAGEDIPLGSRIILVADAFDAMTSDRVYRAAGTAADAVAELRRRCWTQFDARVVSALEKYLASLGEEIPEQISATA is encoded by the coding sequence GTGACGAACTCGTCCCAAACGTATCCGCCCCGGCTGCTCCGGTTCGTCACCGTGATCGTTGCGGTGACGGTACCGGTTGCGGTCGGGGCGGTTCTGCATATCGCCGCCCATCCGCCCGGCCTGGGCACGGCGGTCGGCGTCGCCCTGTTCTTCGTCGCTGCGCTGGCGGCCGAATACAAGCCGGTGCCGCTCGACGAGTCCGGTGGCCGCACCGTCTCGCTGGCATTCGTCTTCCTGCTCTCCACGCAGTTCCTGTTCGGGTGGGAGTACGCGGCGCTCTCGGCCATCATCAGCATGGCGATCGTGCAGTCGCACGACCGCGCGCCGCTGATCCGGCTCGTGTTCAACGCCGCGTCGTGCGGCCTCTCCGCCTTCCTCTCGGCCGGCCCGGGGCTCCTGCTCGGCCTGACCGTCTCGCCGCACGACGCCGAAACGCTGACTGCGCTGGTGTTCATGGGCGGGGCCGTCTACGTCCTGACGAATGTGATCACCGTCGCCATCGTGGTCTCGATGTACAGCGGCGTCACCGTGCGCGAGATGCTCGACGACTACGTCCGCCACTCGGGGCCGGCCTTCGCGATCATGGCGTTCATCGCCGCGCTCGCGACGTCGCTGTGGATGATCAACCCGCGGCTGGAGCTGCTGCTGGCCGGCCCGCTGTTCGCGCTCGCGCTCTACCAGCGCTACGCCTACCGGTCGGTGATGGCGACCCGCGACGCCGAGACCGATGCGTTGACGCTGCTTCGCAACCACCGGTCATTCCAGACCGACCTGCGGGAAGCGCTCGCGCTGTCCGCGTCCACCCGGGCGCAGCTGTCGCTGGTGCTGATCGACATCGACAACTTCAAGAGCATCAACGACCGGTTCGGCCACCCCGTGGGCGACCAGGTGCTGACGACGCTCGCGCAGCTGATGCGGGAGGAGTACAGCGACGCGCAGGCCTACCGGATCGGCGGCGAGGAGTTCGCCCTCCTCCTCACCGACGACGGCGAACAGGAGGCCTACACCGCCGTCGAGCGCCTGCACGCCCGGCTCTGGCAGACCGGCTTCCCGCACGCCGAGCCGGTGACCGTGAGCGCGGGCATCGCCTCCTACCCGACCAGCGCGACGGACCGCGACCAGCTGCTGCGCGTGGCCGACGGCGCCCTGTACTGGGCGAAGAACCACGGCAAGAACCGCTCCTGCGTCTACAGCCCGTCGGTCGTGCGCATCTACTCCCCGGAGGAGCTCGCCGAGACGGCCGAGCGGCACGCCCGGCTGAAGGCGGCGGAGGGCCTGATCCGGGTGGTGGACGCCAAGGACACCTACGCCGGCGCGCACAGCCAGTCGGTGTCGCGGCTGGTGGAGGGGATCGCACGGGCCATGGGCCTCGACGACGAGACGGTGGAGCAGGTGCGCCTGGCGGGGCTGCTGCACGACCTCGGCAAGATCGCGATCCCCGACCGGATTCTGCAGAAGCCGGACAAGCTCGACCCGGACGAGCTGCGCACGATGCGCGAGCACGCGGAGCTCGGGTACCGCCTGCTCGAGGGGCTCGGTGTGTCGCCGGTCGACCGCTGGATCCGCCACCACCACGAGTGGTGGGACGGCAGCGGCTACCCGCTCGGCCTGGCCGGGGAGGACATCCCGCTCGGCTCGCGGATCATCCTGGTTGCGGATGCGTTCGACGCGATGACGTCGGACCGCGTCTACCGGGCGGCCGGGACGGCCGCCGACGCGGTCGCCGAGCTCCGACGCCGCTGCTGGACGCAGTTCGACGCCCGCGTCGTCTCGGCGCTCGAGAAGTACCTCGCCTCGCTGGGCGAGGAGATCCCCGAACAGATCTCGGCGACCGCCTGA
- a CDS encoding CapA family protein, translating into MGDQDADGRRRAMRLHRAEARRREVRRRRMLAAVLGAAVLLVAGLAAGRVAAGGDAAGGATGRSASRRSSSEATAPASTGQPRPTGTVTLSAVGDTMLGYGTTLAPSPGSYFDGVRSQITGDIRFMNLEGTLTDRTSGKCAVLATSCYEFRVPPSWARYFKRAGWTIVSNANNHAFDYWQGGLDDTVAALDRAGLAHTGRTREISYVKVRALTVAFIGVASYPNTGPLNDYTAAAQLIHRADRRADIVVVAMHAGAEGTAALHLTGQDEIYGGENRGNPEAFAHMAIDAGADLILGYSPHVLRAMEVYRHRLIAYSLGNFAGYHNFTIEGDLGVSGILHVKLAADGRFLSGRFTSTLLVGAGRPQLDPGGRGAALIEQLSRDDLHGRGAHLSPAGAINP; encoded by the coding sequence TTGGGCGACCAGGATGCAGACGGGCGACGCCGCGCGATGCGGCTTCACCGGGCCGAGGCGCGCCGGCGCGAGGTGCGGCGGCGGCGCATGCTCGCGGCCGTGCTCGGCGCAGCCGTGCTGCTGGTGGCAGGGCTGGCGGCGGGCCGGGTGGCGGCGGGCGGCGACGCGGCCGGCGGGGCGACCGGTCGGTCTGCCTCCCGCCGATCGAGCAGTGAAGCGACGGCGCCGGCGAGCACCGGGCAGCCGCGCCCGACCGGCACGGTGACGCTGTCCGCCGTCGGGGACACGATGCTCGGCTACGGCACGACGCTGGCACCGAGCCCCGGCAGCTACTTCGACGGCGTGCGCTCGCAGATCACCGGCGACATCCGGTTCATGAACCTGGAGGGGACGCTCACCGACCGGACGTCCGGCAAGTGCGCCGTCCTCGCCACGTCGTGCTACGAGTTCCGCGTGCCGCCGAGCTGGGCGCGCTATTTCAAGCGGGCCGGCTGGACGATCGTGAGCAATGCGAACAACCACGCGTTCGACTACTGGCAGGGCGGCCTCGACGACACCGTCGCCGCCCTCGACCGGGCCGGGCTCGCCCACACCGGGCGCACGCGTGAGATCAGCTACGTGAAGGTGCGTGCGCTGACGGTGGCCTTCATCGGGGTCGCAAGCTACCCGAACACCGGGCCGCTGAACGACTACACGGCCGCCGCGCAGCTGATCCACCGCGCTGACAGGCGCGCCGACATCGTGGTCGTCGCCATGCACGCGGGCGCCGAGGGAACGGCGGCACTGCACCTGACCGGGCAGGACGAGATCTATGGCGGGGAGAACCGCGGCAACCCGGAGGCATTCGCGCACATGGCGATCGACGCCGGGGCCGACCTGATCCTCGGCTACAGCCCGCACGTGCTGCGGGCGATGGAGGTCTACCGCCATCGCCTGATCGCCTACAGCCTCGGCAACTTCGCCGGCTATCACAACTTCACGATCGAAGGCGACCTGGGAGTGTCGGGCATCCTGCATGTGAAGCTGGCGGCCGACGGCCGCTTCCTCTCCGGCCGGTTCACGTCCACCCTGCTCGTGGGCGCCGGCCGGCCGCAGCTCGACCCGGGCGGCCGGGGGGCCGCCCTGATCGAGCAGCTGTCGCGCGACGACCTCCACGGCCGGGGGGCGCATCTCAGCCCGGCCGGCGCGATCAATCCCTGA
- a CDS encoding ArgE/DapE family deacylase, whose translation MTLEQDVAAAIEAGRDRLVELTSRLIAFDTTARDGDAPAREEAALQEYLGDRLDAAGATVDIWEPRPDEISGTRQIPAPISFAGRPQMAARFAGAGGGRSLLFNGHIDVVPSEPRDRWTSDPNRPEVRDGKLFGRGACDMKGGVAAMTFAAELLAESGVRLKGDLIVNTVTDEESSGAGGLAAVSHGVRADAGIVTEPTAFDVWVGCRGSLSPTVVVEGRPGHAEMAQPHWRDGGAVNAIEKMGVILDAIRRLREEWRDRPDKQHPHLSPSDIVPAKISGGEWVVTYPSSCTLESELMYLPANADADGWGTEVEREVTEWIMRAAATDPWLAEHPPAVTWGLDIPPYEVDPSHPIVSAMLDASAAAGRPSRLSGLDSWYDAASFSRFGGTPCIGWGPSSIAWAHTIDEYVPVDDLVRCAQGLAIAAIRYCGVDG comes from the coding sequence GTGACGCTGGAGCAGGATGTCGCCGCGGCGATCGAAGCGGGGCGGGATCGCCTCGTCGAGCTGACGTCGCGGTTGATCGCCTTCGACACGACCGCACGCGACGGCGACGCACCGGCGCGCGAGGAGGCCGCGCTCCAGGAGTACCTGGGTGACCGGCTCGACGCAGCCGGGGCCACAGTGGACATCTGGGAGCCGCGGCCGGACGAGATCTCGGGGACGCGCCAGATTCCGGCGCCCATCAGCTTCGCGGGCCGCCCGCAGATGGCGGCACGCTTTGCGGGCGCCGGGGGCGGCCGCAGCCTGCTGTTCAACGGGCACATCGACGTGGTGCCGTCGGAGCCGCGCGACCGCTGGACGAGCGATCCCAACCGGCCGGAGGTGCGGGACGGCAAGCTCTTCGGGCGAGGGGCGTGCGACATGAAGGGCGGCGTGGCGGCGATGACGTTCGCTGCCGAGCTGCTCGCGGAGTCCGGCGTGCGGCTGAAGGGCGACCTGATCGTCAACACCGTCACGGACGAGGAGTCGTCGGGTGCGGGCGGGCTGGCCGCCGTCAGCCACGGCGTGCGCGCCGACGCGGGGATCGTCACCGAGCCGACCGCGTTCGACGTCTGGGTCGGATGCCGGGGCTCGCTGTCGCCCACCGTGGTCGTGGAGGGCCGTCCCGGACATGCCGAGATGGCGCAGCCACACTGGCGCGACGGCGGCGCAGTCAACGCGATCGAGAAGATGGGCGTGATCCTCGACGCGATCCGGCGCCTTCGCGAGGAGTGGCGCGACCGCCCCGACAAGCAGCATCCGCACCTGTCGCCCAGCGACATCGTGCCGGCCAAGATCTCCGGCGGCGAGTGGGTGGTCACGTACCCCTCGAGCTGCACGCTCGAGAGCGAGCTGATGTACCTGCCCGCGAACGCGGACGCGGACGGTTGGGGCACCGAGGTCGAGCGCGAGGTGACCGAGTGGATCATGCGCGCGGCGGCCACGGACCCCTGGCTGGCCGAGCATCCGCCGGCGGTCACGTGGGGTCTGGACATCCCGCCGTACGAGGTCGACCCGTCGCACCCGATCGTGTCCGCGATGCTCGACGCGAGCGCGGCGGCCGGGCGGCCGTCGCGCCTTTCCGGGCTCGACTCGTGGTACGACGCGGCGAGCTTCAGCCGCTTCGGCGGGACGCCGTGCATCGGCTGGGGGCCGAGCAGCATTGCCTGGGCGCACACGATCGACGAGTACGTTCCGGTCGACGATCTCGTCCGCTGCGCCCAGGGGTTGGCGATCGCGGCGATCCGCTACTGTGGGGTCGATGGCTGA
- a CDS encoding GNAT family N-acetyltransferase has translation MATTADAALVTRLLKAFFSHEGRVVPHLGQNIEAILDDPGRGFFTLAGERGVATTTIRISAGGGASAEIEEIWVQPSARGQGLGSRLLRAAVAECRRRGIKSIELRVTPDDQELGIPDFYTKLGFSHGGRLIYEYAGADSEVREAT, from the coding sequence ATGGCGACGACCGCCGACGCGGCGCTCGTCACTCGGCTGCTGAAGGCGTTCTTCAGCCACGAGGGGCGGGTGGTGCCCCACCTCGGCCAGAACATCGAAGCCATCCTCGACGACCCGGGCCGCGGGTTCTTCACCCTGGCCGGCGAGCGGGGGGTCGCCACGACGACGATCCGCATCTCGGCGGGTGGCGGCGCGAGCGCCGAGATCGAGGAGATCTGGGTACAGCCGTCGGCGCGCGGTCAAGGGCTCGGGAGCCGGCTGCTGCGTGCGGCTGTGGCCGAGTGCAGGCGCCGCGGGATCAAGTCGATCGAGCTGCGCGTCACGCCCGACGACCAGGAGCTCGGCATCCCCGACTTCTACACGAAGCTCGGGTTCAGCCACGGCGGCCGGCTGATCTACGAGTACGCCGGCGCCGACTCCGAGGTTCGCGAAGCGACCTGA